tatatatattatatattatatataatatataattctatatttttttttacgttataatttTATACCATACGTAAGATCCAGTTGCCAGATATCTCTCGGATTCCCAAATATTTTCCACTTATTTTTCTGTcacccccacctcttctctcctaAAAGAGTTCATTTACCCCTTCGGCAGGGACCCACAACCCTAAATAACACCTATTAGACCCATAATACCCTTCATGGTTTCTATATTCTTCTTTCAGACCAGGAACAATGCGGCTATGCATAGGTATCGCAGCCGCGTTGACTATTCTTATTCCTGTGATATACCAAGCCATACCGAACGAGCACAATTACAAGCCTGTGCGTTTGCTCTATGATGACGCTTTCTTAAGAATGGAAGTATGAGGAATCGCACACCCGCCTGGACGGCTTTCCGAGACAAGACCTTCGAGCCACTTTCTTGAGGCTTTCCGGAAGGTGGCGCATAACTCTACGGGTCCAACGCCAGCTTTCAGGtttgagttgttgttttttcttgttgttttgttattgcatttctaaagatgtatgtgtgtgtgtgtgtgtgtgtgtgtgtgtgtgtgtgtgtgtgtgtgtgtgtttatatgtgtgtgtgtgtgtgtgtttatatgtgtgtgtatttgcgtgttagtgtgtgtatatgtgtgcatgttgttgtgtgtgtgtgtataaccgacacgagagatggactcgggcgggtcaaagaaaggggtcttagcttgctggtttattgttgagggtagatgtgacccccaagaggcccccgtgtccccgggtggaggacgtggtggtgaactggaccctgtgtggcttggcctatCTGCCGtgtcttacggacgtgtccttttatgcggcggttcccttcgagggcggatgtttatcctgtgcgaaaagagaaagccggcgacatctgcgtcctgcccaaggagaagggcagctattggacggaggtgtgaataGTATCATCCagtttgctacgtattgttgacatcactcggccacgcgcaaggctcgacCTCGacccgactgtaacgcttgaaacgatgcagtagaggttctgtttggtatctacagatggttcctggtgatccgagggtcgctaggATCGTCgagtgccagggtagcgggtgtggcagaggttttcgcactgaggtgcaacattcagtagtgaggagggtcaatcgtcttcagaagctgaaatataagtgtaccaggccagtaaaagagctaaggaagaggatgataatgtgtttgccaatcaccttactaaattgcaagaaaaatgagagcataataagaacaatttgtcacaatgAAGGGTAACGTGCCAAGTAAttacttagcgagttcaataaggtaccatcatattgaagagtgaaaaataattggataagaattccatatctttgggggtaaataggcaagtatatatgcttcgaacaggcccaggcagctgggcctgaacttaattctaacagtgcgcgtctcggcgcttaaatcgtatgagcgtaagtgtacGGCAGGCGCAGGATTCCTTTGTTTATGTCCAtaagccgggcttaaaattaaattACGGTGATAacctaacagtgcgcgtctcgtcGCGGctcgggcgcttcaatcgtatgagcgtataCTCGATGCGgcggcgcaggattccttcgtttacggccatgagccaggCTTAAAATTgacttgcggtgataataactgtgtaagcctatataagaTATGGTATCTGCAaagcgttgccattatttgcaactggagacactaccatcagtacttattcaccaaaccttagaCTAAAGAAGCACAAATTCCAGCCGAGAGGACGTCataaagcgatttgggttcagttataagaTATGGGGATGGCACTTCGTAAaatccgcaatcttagagtgaattccgagcaGAGTGGGcagtaggtagataagaggatagtcaggtgatcgaaatctacgtgtgaacgagcgacagattagcacggcaagtatgaagaaacagtgatataaagaacacaacgatatagtgtatacacagaatataacaagttGGAATGAAGTAATTAGTAATATTcattaaatacaagagaaaaattataatttcattaattcgaaaaatatacatgaataatatgatgagaacaaccgaacataacaatgattaattaaactcgaaggtaatcatttgttcttggataaataacatgtattaaactgtgcgatgtgaggacaaaaatggcaatacaatatatcatttgcgggatggttaggcagatgaatgaggtgtgaggtgagggtgtgtgttacttaggtttgatctcagtgtgtgacttcgtttgttgtgttgaaaaaaaagttgtatagtatagttaatagtgtgcgttcgttgagtggcgtgtacttgaattctgaaagaaggcaacttgtatgcaaggtatgggtgggtatgGGAGGACAATTTTACTctgcactaataggtacacttacttttaatagtgacgaggaagtgttggtggtagtaggtagaactgcgaattcatcgctgtgctgacgagggttcgcaaagacttggcgaggtaggtgagccggattggcgagtgtggcgtcGTAGAGGGtaaggatacatcttcagcgactttgtcaggagggtagcacaggcgtgagtggccAGCACTAAGTAGTAGGAAGACATGGCGCGGGTAGgcgcgatcgaagaggacttggtagcgatggttgGGCGATTTAAGAGAGGAGGCCATTCGACAGAAGTAGCCTGTCGGTAGacagcgtggatcggcaacaagcGTCGGCGACAGACGTCGGCAGGTAGAGTAGCGCTGCAGAGCAGTCGGCGAACTATCGGCGTTGTGAGGCTCgtggacaccgctgccatcagatgtaagcgacacgtgagtttgggagcaccgctgtcaccagatgtaagcgacacgagagatggactcgggcgggtcaaagaaagggttcttagcttgctggtttattgttgagggtagatgtgacccccaagaggcccccgtgtccccgggtggaggacgaggtggtggagctggaccctgtgtggcttggcctgtctgccgtgtctctccctctgccttacggacgtatccttttatgcggcggttcccttcgagggcggatgtatatatatatatatatatatataatatatatatatatatatatatatatatatatatatatatatatattatatatgcatatatatatatatatatatatatatatatatataatatatatacatatatacaatatatatatatatatatatatatattataatatatacatcggcggatgtatatattatatatatatatatatataatatatatatatatatatataatatatatacacatccgccctcgaagggaaccgccgcataaaaggacacgtccgtaaggcagagggaataaataaatgcacacacacacacaacacacacacacacacacacacacacacacacacacacacacacacacacacaacacacacacacacacaacacacacacacacacacacacaacacacacacacacacacacacacacaccacatatattatatatgcaatatatatatatatatatatatatatatatttcatatatatatatatataaaatatatatatatatatatatatatatatatatataaattacacacaccacacacaccacacacacaaccccacaccacacacacacacacacacacacacacacacacacacacacacacacacacacacacacacacacacacacacaaaccacacacacacacaaaccacacacacacacacacacacacacaccacacacacacacaaaccacacacacacccggatatatataatatatatatattttatatatatatatatatatatatatatatatatatatatatatatatataaaatatattttacatatatatgatatatatatactatatatattatatatatataactattatatatatatatatatatataatacacacaacacaccacacacacaaaacacacacacacacacacacacacaccacacacacacacacacccacacacacacacacacatatatatatatatatatatatatatatatatatatatatataactcaaaataaattatatatatatatatatatattattatacatatatattttatatattatatatatattatatatatatatatatattttatatatatatatatgtatgtatgtatgtatgtatgtatgtatatacacacacagatattaatatatgtataatatatagacacacacatacacacataaatatcattatatatatatatatatatatatatatatatatatatatatatatatatatatatatatatatatatatttattatatatgtgtgtgtgttgtgtgtggtgtgtgtgtgtgtgtgtgtgtgtgtgtgtgtgtgtgtgtgtttgtgtgtgtgtgtgtgtgtgtatgtgtgtgtatctgtatgtatgtgtgtgtgtgtgtgtgcgcgcgcgcgctcgtgtgtgtgtacatatataaatccacacatacatatcatattaataatcacttGAATGTTCCCACCAAGTCATGTTGAATCGGCCCTGGCACTTTCAGGAGCGGTGCCATCCCGAAGTTCCTGCTGTGGTCGGAGCCCTTCATTGCCAACTTCTGGATGGCCCAGACCGAGGACGTGCGCAAAGGGCGATGTCCGCTTCCTTGCGAGGTCACTTTCGACCAAAAGGAGGTCAGACTCTTCGCCACAGTCAGCGAGATGCAGTGTTGGATGCAGACCAcaattgttttttattgatttgttattattgatattattgttgttgtgactaTTAACaccatttcattgttatcattattttcattactgtcattattcttactattattattattattattattattattattataattattattactactgttaatgatattattactattattggtgttatcatatTGCTATTCGTACCatagttgctattattatcattatttattattatgttattattattattattgtcactattattattatcattattattattattatcattgttgttgttgttgttgttgttggcatggttcttattgttatgattattaccataatcatcatcattgtcattactgtcactctcattactattatgtaatcatgaatatcatcacagATATCACCTCTGTTACTTTTTCAACGGAGATCCTTCGCCAGATAAGGAGCGCGGACGCCGTGCTCATTTACATCCGGTTTTTGCCGAAGCGGCCCCTGCAGCTGCCGGCGCTCGAGCCCCGCGACCCCCGGCAGCCCTGGATCGCGCTCAGCTTCGAGGCGCCTCCGAGAGCCAACAAAAACTTCTACGACGACTTCCACCTCCTCAACGGCGCCTTCAACCGCACCATGCTTTACCGGCGCGACGCTGATGTGGTCGTGCCACACGGCTTCGTAGTCGGGCGCGGCGAGGAGGCCGACCTTCTGCCGGAAATATGGCATGGCCCGCCTATCTCTAAGATCCCCTCCCGTGAGCGCAAAATTGCGGTCGCTTTTATTTCAAACTGCAAAGCTGAAAGCGGCCGCTTGGAATATACACGTAGTGTGCAACAATACATTTCTGTGGACATTTATGGAAAGTGCGGCCCCCTCAAGTGCGGCCACTCAATGTACGTCCAACACAGGTACAAGCCCCATCACAGACAAGTGCCTAATGAATGCCGCATGAAGTACCTCTTTACTTCGCCTTCGAAAACTCTTTGTGTAATGATTACGTCACAGAAAAACTTTACAACATACTATACTATCCCATAGTGCCAGTGGTTCTCGGAGCAGCTAATTATTCCACTCTGCTTCCACCCAATTCATTCATCGACGCTCGGAGGTTCTCGCCCGTACAGCTAGCGACTTTGCTCCGCCGTCTGTCGCAGTCGCCAAAGGTATGTTTCGCCGCTTTTGAGTCTTCATTAACATGCAAATATGAAAGTCCATTACCTCAAAGATATTTCCTTCCTtaccacctcctccccatcttttttCCAGGAGTACCAGAAGTACCACGAGTGGCGCCAGCATTACCACGTATCCCTGTGGGGGGGACAAAGAACCTTATGCCACCTATGCGTCCGCCTGCACGACCCCAGCTTCTACAGCACCCATGTCGTCCACGATTTCCAGCGTTGGTTTGTTAATGAATCTCAGTGCGGGTGGAAGTAACAGAGCGCCAGGTTGCTTTGTCGATTTTTGACGATTACATTCTTAGCGTGATNNNNNNNNNNNNNNNNNNNNNNNNNNNNNNNNNNNNNNNNNNNNNNNNNNNNNNNNNNNNNNNNNNNNNNNNNNNNNNNNNNNNNNNNNNNNNNNNNNNNatcacccccaccaccaccatcacctccccaccaccaaaccctccacccccaccatcacctccaccaccccaccccctccacccccaccatcaccccccccaccatcactccccaccaccatcacctccaccaccaccacttcacgGTCCAGACATAATCATGTTAAACagacgaggaaggggggggagatgcgGATACACAGAGGATAACtgagataggaagggagatatGGAAGATAGTGACAGACgcttacaaaaattattttactcTTACCATTGTACCCCCTCATTGAATGCTGATTGGAAAGATAAgtgtaaatgaaaaatgatgaatatgtggatttttttttttctatagttaagACAAGTAATTATAAAATCACGGAATACAGTCCGTGTGAcaacattcaaaatatatatccgccaccatcacctccaccaccaccaccatcacctccaccaccaccaccaccatcacctccccaccatcacccctccaccccaccaccaccatcacctccaccaccaccacatcatcccctccaccaccaccatcacctccaccaccaccatcacctccaccaccaccatcacctccaccaccaccatcacacctccaccaccaccatcacctccaccaccaccatcacctccaccaccaccatcacctctcaccaccaccacccccccccctccccccaccccctccaccaccacccatcactccaccccaccatcacctcccccctccaccaccaccaccatcacctccccaccaccaccaccatcacctccaccaccaccatcacctccaccaccaccatcacctccaccaccaccacttcacgGTCCAGACATAATCATGTTAGCagacgaggaagggggggggagatgcggaTACACAGAGGATAACTGAGATAAGGAAGGGAGATATGGAAGATAGTGACAGACGCTTACAAAAGTTATTTCACTCTTATCATTGTACCCCGTCATTGAATGCTGATTGGAAAGATAAgtgtaaatgaaaaatgatgaatatgtggattttttttttctatagttaagACAAGTAATTATAAAATCACGGAATACAGTCCGTGTGAcaacattcaaaatatatatccGTGTACGtcacatattttcttttaatttatttgagTGTGTATTTGATCTGCACCAAAGAATGATATACAAAtaccattaatgataatgctgataacattgttaataatgataatgacaatgatagtaatgacaaagataacgataatgatgatgatggtgataatgatcaagataatattgataaaaatgataatgatgaaaattatgctaacagtaatgctaataatgacataaaaaaaaaaatagtggtaatgatgataacaatgtttgacattataacagtaatgataatgatttgactACTAGtgataggaataatagtaatgctgataatgataataatagtaatagtgatgataatgataatgataatagtgataataatgataatgataatactaaaaaatgatgataaaaaaacaataataatgataataataaacaaataataatagtaaaaaagaataatgataatggcaataatgataatactaataatgatagcaataatatttttttataataataacatagacagtaataataacagtaatgataatgataattaaaacagcaataataatatcgacAGTTATAGCAGCAGAGATAATGgtgttaaaaatagaaataataacccGAATGACTCTTATGTGTGAAAGCTATACATGCATGAAAATCGACTCCTTGTGACCTTTACCCTTTCGTGTCCTCcaatttacctttctttttctctctcttctccaacctTTGTTTTTCCCTCCTGGCTTTGTTCTTGCTCtagaacataaaataaattacCCAGTCAATAAGGTTTAGGGTGGGGGGAAGATTCATACCACTGTTGTTCATGAATATTGATTAATTAACCGATGACAATcctattaataaaatattcataggATGACGTGAGGGAACCTGtcttatgtttgtttgtggtttactggtggaaggaggagaatggtagcgatgatggtagtgattgtaaaagtgataataatgataatgataataatgtatatatatgtatatggtgatggtaatagtaatgataataataatgatgataataatgatagtaattttattattattatttttttatcattaatattattattatcataattataattattgttattattatcattaatatttttttttcttgttattaatgataataaccataatttcTGGCATTCGTATGTCTCTTCCttgtgcttgtatttttttttcttaatgttacctttatttgttatatcattatgatacattttttttttattacccaagATTATACATTCTTTTCCGAGGGGCGGAGGTTATTCGTCTCCGTAATTCGCACAGCCCCACAGGCTTCATATCCTGTTGCCATGGCTCCGGCCTCATACCTACGTAAACAGACGCCCATTATTGGCCGCTTATCTTTGTATCTCATTCGCCTTGCATATACAGTATAGCGTCACGTCATCTTGCTATTCGTTCGCGAGTCTATTTTAGTTCTAAAGTGGCGTGAGCGTGGCGCTTACTTTACTGTTTGGACATACGTCTGACCTCAGACCCATGTGTTCaaatccccgccgcggcagttgcaaatGCGTATGCTCTGATTGCTGCCTCGAACCCGACCTCACGGCAAGAACACGGCATAGCGCTCTTGGAAGTCAAACGCTGGTGTcataggagatagagatagagcgcTGAACCGCGGCTGATtgagaagggcatccagtcaggcagggATGATACTGTCAAACTGACTATCAATAGTAAGTTTGACAGTATCTGTTagggaatgaatgactgttgaatgatatatatacatctatgtgtgtgtgtgtatgtgtgtggtgtgagtgcgtgcgtgcgtgcgtgcgtgcgtgcgtgtgtgcgtgtgtgtgtgtgtgtgtgtgtgtgtgtgtgtgtgtgtgtgtgtgtgtgtgtgtgtgagtgtgtgtaaatatatatatatatatatatatatatatataaatataatatatataaatgtatgtatatacatacatacatacatacacatatacaaatatatatatatatatataattatatatatatatatatatatatatatatgtgtgtgtgtgtgtgtgtgtgtgtgtgtgtatgtatgtatgtatgtatacacacacacacacacacacacacacagatggagaggttgatgctgggaattagcctaagagattggatgagggcgatGTCGACCAGGGAATAGacgaaagtggaagatatacttgagaacatcaaaaagaaaaaaaaatggcaatgggcagatcatatatgtcggagacaggacgacagatggacaaagaaagtaacatatTGGGCTATAGATAGCATAAAGAGGCCcagagccagaccaatgacacGATGGCgtgaagaaataacgaaatttggggggcaagactgaaaacaaaaaaaatgcaagacaaacaaaattggaaaagattgggagaggcctacatcctgcagtggacgatactgatgatgacacacacacacacacaatatatatatatatatatatatatatatatatatatatatatatatatatatatatatatatatatatatatatatatataggccgcggtggccgaatggtcagagcatcggactcaagactgtcacgacggcaatctgagttcgaaggttcgagtcaccgaccgccgcgttgtttcccttgggcaaggaacttcacctcgattgcctacctagccactgggtggccatgccagcccaagtcagtgctggtcccaagcccggataaaatagagagaatggttacctaaaaaaaaaaaaaaaaaaaaaaaaaggaggtaacaccggcactctccgtggaaaggaactggggaccctaccacgtactcactccaagagcatcacaacgtgacaactgcaattgagtatcatgctgtgaccacggcggctcagacatgaacctaccgttaaatgatgatgatatatatatatatatatatatatatatataatatatatatatatatatatatatatatatatatatatatatatatatatacatatatatatatatatatatgtatatatatatatatatatatataatatatatatatatatatatagtatatatatatatatatatatatatatatatatatatatgtgtgtgtgtgtgtgtgtgtgtgtgtgtgtgtgtgtgtgtgtgtgtgtgtgtgtatac
The genomic region above belongs to Penaeus monodon isolate SGIC_2016 chromosome 16, NSTDA_Pmon_1, whole genome shotgun sequence and contains:
- the LOC119582948 gene encoding alpha-(1,3)-fucosyltransferase C-like, whose protein sequence is MKRAGPVLFMVFTVKLDAQMMLPEPGTMRLCIGIAAALTILIPVIYQAIPNEHNYKPVRLLYDDAFLRMETRPSSHFLEAFRKVAHNSTGPTPAFRSGAIPKFLLWSEPFIANFWMAQTEDVRKGRCPLPCEVTFDQKEIRSADAVLIYIRFLPKRPLQLPALEPRDPRQPWIALSFEAPPRANKNFYDDFHLLNGAFNRTMLYRRDADVVVPHGFVVGRGEEADLLPEIWHGPPISKIPSRERKIAVAFISNCKAESGRLEYTRSVQQYISVDIYGKCGPLKCGHSMYVQHSFAFENSLCNDYVTEKLYNILYYPIVPVVLGAANYSTLLPPNSFIDARRFSPVQLATLLRRLSQSPKEYQKYHEWRQHYHVSLWGGQRTLCHLCVRLHDPSFYSTHVVHDFQRWFVNESQCGWK